In one Silene latifolia isolate original U9 population chromosome 10, ASM4854445v1, whole genome shotgun sequence genomic region, the following are encoded:
- the LOC141607184 gene encoding putative mitochondrial protein AtMg00860, translating to MPFRLTNSPTTFMDLMNRVFSPYMDKFVVVFIDDILVYSKTEEEHEEHLRIMLQTLREYQLYAKLSKCEFWLEKVAFQSHVISREGVAIDPTKIEVVSKWVATKNVAEIRSFLGLAGYYRRFVKDFSKISTPLTPLMSKENRFKWDRSCETDFLTLKERLTTTPVLALPEGSENFEVYTDDSKNGLGCVLM from the coding sequence ATGCCGTTTAGGTTGACAAATTCCCCGACCACCTTTATGGATCTCATGAATAGGGTGTTTAGCCCGTACATGGACAAGTTCGTAGTGGTATTCATAGACGATAttttggtctactctaagaccgAGGAGGAGCATGAAGAGCACTTGAGAATTATGTTGCAAACCTTGAGGGAGTACCAACTTTATGCAAAGCTtagtaagtgtgagttttggttggagaaggtgGCTTTCCAAAGCCATGTGATATCAAGGGAAGGGGTTGCCATAGATCCTACAAAGATTGAGgtcgtgtctaagtgggtggcaACCAAGAATGTGGCGGAAAttcgaagtttcttgggtttagccggGTATTACCgaaggttcgtgaaagacttctcCAAGATCTCTACACCTTTGACGCCATTGATGAGTAAGGAAAACCGTTTCAAGTGGGACAGGAGTTGTGAGACGGACTTCTTGACTCTAAAGGAGCGCTTGACCACGACCCCGGTGTTAGCCTTGCCggaagggagtgagaattttgaggtGTACACCGATGATTCAAAGAATGGCTTGGGATGTGTACTTATGTAA